The segment catgattttgatgatatataaattttgttgaaacttggaagatttcaaaaaattattgcatGGCTTGAAAAACCCTTATCTACTTGTTCCTAAAGTTGCAGATTCTGACGAACTATTCTTGTTTAGAACCAATATGTATCCTGCTGGAGGCAGCATATGTTCAATGAAGAAATGCCAAAGAGAGTAATAAGTTCGTAAAATTGAGGATGGCGCCACCGCAGTTTATACATGAAGAACAGTTTTCTTGGCAGAATGCTGACTATTTAGCTATCTTAGAAAGGTGTTGTGTTATTAGCACAAAATGTTGTTCTTTTTGGCTGTCAAAATGCAAACTGATGCCTGATTATCATTCTTGTTGAATGTGtaatgtaaattaaaataagacaaatttttaGGATGGATTTTCTTGGCAGATTAACTGCCCCTCCATGTGTTCTTGCTTCTTTACTTCATCGGCAATTCTAAATGAGCGAAAGTGAAACATGTAATCAGTTTTGAGGGCAATCATAAGGGGAGATAATTCTAATCTAGACCTTTCAGTAGTCAAGGCttagaaacaaaatttgattgcCTGGAAACTTAAGGTCCCGTTATTGGTTAACAATGAATGCGGAATTCAGCTACCCAATTCAATGAATTAGCAACTAAAATAAATGCCCGGTTTCAGTTCGTGAAATTAATGAAGGGTTAAGTTGCTGTCATACCATTAACACAATGGCTTGATCTTGAAACCGTGAACCCTACTATCTATGCCTGAAAGCTGCTGGAAAACCGACTTTCACAGGTTCACAACCCTTTAGTCGACACCAAGTTCAAGATTATCAAGACATAAAAACTGATTGTGAACAACTGAGCATGAAATAAATTGCCAATTACAGCAAAATTCGTGATTTACGCACCATTTAAGCTCAGGACTTTTACAACCTAGTCTCAAGGCCTGTGCATCAAACTATGCCTAGAGTTGGATCCCAATAgaaccaaacttgagtttagaCCAACTCAATTGCGGCTTAACTTGAAAAGAGCCAAACTCAAACCTATGCTCAAGCTCACCAAACTCCCCTAAAAGTTGTTAAAACTCAGCACGCCTAAAAAGAGCTGAATTCAATGAAGTTTTGCTTGAACTCATTGACAATACCAAGCCAAACTATgctttgaattaaattcaatactATAACTGAAGAGAACATAACTGAAACCATATTATTTCAATAGGCATCGTCAAAACATTACTATTTTagtcaattcaaattgaatttttccaaACTTGCAAGTTTAATTAGTTGAACACCCTtcaagtttaagctcaaactcgataATATCAAACTCTCAAGCTTAAGCTCTAGTTCACGTGAACTAGACTTGTTTTGAGTTTGTTCGATCCGAGCTCAAACAAAGCTTGGTTCAATTCCAACCCCACCTAACCCACTATGGTCAAAACTATATTTGAATTGCTATGATACAAAGTTTGAATCGCAGACTAAATATCCAAATATTACCTAGAAAATTGTTTGTGATCAAATGCATGGCAAGAATGATGATCTATAATGGGGATTCCGCACAGAACAGTAAAAATAATTACCAtccataatcaaaataatttacttaacttttaaaacaaattgtGGCAGATATAAAGTAACACTACTTAGACAATGATCCAAAATTTGTTATTTGCAAACTCAGAAATAACTTAACAATATAGCTCTTCTAAACTTATGCTGCAGCCGCGCTCTTCTTCCTTGGAGCAGCTTCAGTACCTAACCCAACAAAAACATAACAGATATCAACAATCTAAACAAAATGCAGCATATAATTGTTAACCACAGTCCCAATAACAAACAATATTACCTTCTCTGAAGTTGCTCTTGAACCTGCGTGGAACATGTCGGAGGTACCTCATCCTGCCAGTTCCAGTTGTCTTCCTCCTAATTGCCTTCACACTCCAGTTATCTGAAATTCCACATAAAAGATCCACCGGGCATTCACCACACCATGTAGCTTATCAGATTAGTCGAGACAGATAAATATGGCTCAAGCAGAGAGGAATATTATATATCCCAGCTAATGATATGGAACAATGAAGTTGTATAGTTAGTGTAAACATTTGGGGAAGAATTCATAGTAGTGAAACAAACATACATTGCTTCTTGACTGGGTGATAGCTCAACAGTTAATTGTGCAGAAACTCAACACTAtcaaagaagaaatgaatgatCAAGCAAGCTATAGAACTAAAAGATATTGATGATCAAGTAATTTACGACAACCAACAATTCTAACACATTGATTCTTCACTGGACGATAGCTCAACAGTTGATTATGCAGAAACTCAACACTAACGAGgaagaaataaataatcaagTACGTCATAAAACTAATTGATAACAATGATAAGGTAATTTGCAACAATTAACAAAGTAGCACAAAATATAGATTCAGCCCACACTTCTAccgaataaaatgaaaaattttcacataaaaactaatatttgcAGCCACA is part of the Mangifera indica cultivar Alphonso chromosome 13, CATAS_Mindica_2.1, whole genome shotgun sequence genome and harbors:
- the LOC123194339 gene encoding 60S ribosomal protein L37-3-like, with the protein product MGKGTGSFGKRRNKTHTLCVRCGRRSFHIQKSRCGACAYPASRVRKYNWSVKAIRRKTTGTGRMRYLRHVPRRFKSNFREGTEAAPRKKSAAAA